The DNA window CGAAAAAGCGACGTTTCCAAATTGGCAAACGGCGCATGTGTTCAATTTAATATATAGTAGCCAAACATTCATGCATATTAAAGATCTATACAATTCAATGATCACAATAGGAAGTCTGCTTTCTCGAGATGGACGGGCAGTTATCTCATTCGCTAATTGTGAACCTTTGCTGGACTTCGGGAACAGGGCGATTCGGTTGTATAAACACAATCCAAAGGAAATACAGGCTATTGCAGACCGCTGCGGATTCAATTCGCGTATTCAAGAACTCACGGATGGCGACGAAACTGTGGCATGGCTTTGGATGGGAGAAAAGGCGGTTGGGTGATCAATTGGGATCACATAGGAAATTTCGGGAAATAACAAGGGTGTATAACGAAGCGCTGGAGTAGATTTGGCGTTGTAGATAAGGAAAAATAGATAAATGAAATCACCGAGCATTCCTCTTCAAATATTTCTCTATCTCAGCCTTCTGATCAGCGGATGCTCTGAATCAGAATCCGATTTAGCCGCAACACACAGCAACCGATCAGATAACCAACCCAGGCTTGCACTGACAAAGATAGACTCGATTGGAATTGAAATTGGTGATTCAAACTATGTGTTTGGCAATATCATAGATGCTGCCTTCATGCCAGACGGTAGAATAGTGCTCCTCGATGTTCTCAAGGATAGAATTTCTGTATTCAGTCAGAGTGGAGAGTATCTTGCCAGTACAGGGAGCGAAGGACAGGGTCCAGGTGAGTTCATGGAACCTGCGTCAATTGCAGTCCTGTCAAATGGAGATATTTGTGTAGCTGATTTCATGAGTCGCAAGTTGATATTCTTTGACTCCGATCTGAACTATAAGAGGGAAATCTCCGGGTTCTCGATGCAGCCCCCAAGCATAATCGGTGATGGTCACAATAGATCCATTGTAGGACTGCAAACGCATTATTACTTCGAAGATGAGAATCTCTTCATAGGCTCCAGATTAGCAATGTGGACTAATTCATCCGATCCGGGAATCATCTATGAATATCGATACAATCAACACAATGGTGATGGACCGGTGACTATCCCGTACTTCGCATTCGCGACAGGCTCGAATGGCAGCGTCTATTGTGCTGAATCATCGAAGAGTGAGTATCGGATTATGAAATACACTCCAGAAGGTGATACTGCATTCACTATTACAGAATCCTATTCAAGAATGCACAGGACTGAAGAGGAATTGAGTAGCGCCCACTTTGGTTACGTTCTTGATACTCCCGGGTTTGACAGCAATGACAGAAAAGCAATTCGCGACCGTTGGGAGGTAGATCCTGTTCGTAATGCCATAAGTTCGATTCATGTCGATGGACATGAACGACTCTGGGTTCGTACTGGCAGAGGAGAAAGTCCATCTCCTATGTTCGAAGTGTATGATAGCACCGGGACACATCTTTGCTCTATCTCAACTGACCTACCAGCTCAGATGAGGTGGGCATGTTGTAAGATGGTCTTTGGGAATGATCGAATTCTCGTATTCGACAATAATCCAGCGGATTTCTCAAAAATTATAATATTTGAGATAGATGATCTTAATAATTAAGTTGTAACGGAACAGAAACAGATTCTACAACAGAATGAACCAGATGCAAGGCAAAGAGTACAGTCTTCGAGAGCCATGTATTGGTTATTCTGAGCGTTCGAATCAGGAAATCTACACTTGACATGCACCACCTCTGAGGTATAAATAGTATACCATGTTATTTGAATATGACACTCGCAAAAGCAAAAAGAATGAAGAGAAGCACAGGATCGATTTCGAAAAAGCACAGAAGCTATGGGATGATCCTGATTTGATTGAAATTCCTGCAAGAACAGAAGATGAATCGAGGTATATGGTCATTGGAATGATCGATAGAATACTTTGGTCGGGAATCATCACATACCGGGATTCATCTATTCGAATCATCTCTGTACGACGATCCCGTGATGAGGAAGTGATAATTTATGAAGGCTAAGGATTTGGACAAGAAGTTCGACAACGGTGAGAATATCCTTGAATATCTGGAACTCGCTCAAGCTCGACGAGTCGAACAGAAACAGAAGCGAGTAAATGTTGACTTTCCTATCTGGATGATTCACTCGCTGGACAAGGAAGCCAAGCGTCTTGGTATTCCCAGGCAGTCTCTGATTAAAATGCTTATTGCCAAACATATAGAAGACGCCAGAGCATAATCTGGATTCGAAC is part of the Candidatus Aegiribacteria sp. genome and encodes:
- a CDS encoding BrnT family toxin; its protein translation is MLFEYDTRKSKKNEEKHRIDFEKAQKLWDDPDLIEIPARTEDESRYMVIGMIDRILWSGIITYRDSSIRIISVRRSRDEEVIIYEG
- a CDS encoding 6-bladed beta-propeller, which encodes MKSPSIPLQIFLYLSLLISGCSESESDLAATHSNRSDNQPRLALTKIDSIGIEIGDSNYVFGNIIDAAFMPDGRIVLLDVLKDRISVFSQSGEYLASTGSEGQGPGEFMEPASIAVLSNGDICVADFMSRKLIFFDSDLNYKREISGFSMQPPSIIGDGHNRSIVGLQTHYYFEDENLFIGSRLAMWTNSSDPGIIYEYRYNQHNGDGPVTIPYFAFATGSNGSVYCAESSKSEYRIMKYTPEGDTAFTITESYSRMHRTEEELSSAHFGYVLDTPGFDSNDRKAIRDRWEVDPVRNAISSIHVDGHERLWVRTGRGESPSPMFEVYDSTGTHLCSISTDLPAQMRWACCKMVFGNDRILVFDNNPADFSKIIIFEIDDLNN
- a CDS encoding class I SAM-dependent methyltransferase, which encodes MIDKKKIVTAEQHYDLLVKEGNDPVYDPPKLKKYMDRYDGETFFEQLGDTNGRCILEIGIGTGRLATKVLKLRPKLLVGIDISGSALEKCRKNIENAENLILEKATFPNWQTAHVFNLIYSSQTFMHIKDLYNSMITIGSLLSRDGRAVISFANCEPLLDFGNRAIRLYKHNPKEIQAIADRCGFNSRIQELTDGDETVAWLWMGEKAVG
- a CDS encoding BrnA antitoxin family protein translates to MKAKDLDKKFDNGENILEYLELAQARRVEQKQKRVNVDFPIWMIHSLDKEAKRLGIPRQSLIKMLIAKHIEDARA